A window of Anomalospiza imberbis isolate Cuckoo-Finch-1a 21T00152 chromosome 4, ASM3175350v1, whole genome shotgun sequence contains these coding sequences:
- the ZAR1 gene encoding zygote arrest protein 1, with amino-acid sequence MAEEAMASYLYTAYHPYSYRYPPPKGKGGAAGGWRPRGSSYLSGYGEAAAEYFDNYQRAHLKAILSQVNPNLTPRLRKANTKEVGVQVNPRQDASVQCSLGPRTLLRRRPGPAVPRPREAEREQELGSPATTSTRAVRFPRTIAVYSPVASRRLTTFLEEPSQEPEGRPQQQEKAAAVEEEPAALREQRAAEAAAVRASWEKPPEGSAEPLGQRPAEPLGQRPAEPLGQRPAEPLEQRPAEPLGQRSAAPPEPATEASQEEPAEPSAQAEPSAQPAEPPASPQKRQSSAGKTRLRFQFLEQKYGYYHCKACNIRWESAYVWCVQGTNKVYFRQFCRTCQKSYNPYRVEDITCQSCKQTRCTCPVKMRHVDPKRPHRQDLCGRCKGKRLSCDSTFSFKYII; translated from the exons ATGGCCGAGGAGGCGATGGCGAGCTATCTCTATACTGCCTACCATCCCTACTCCTACCGCTACCCACCGCCCAAGGGCAAAGGAGGGGCGGCGGGCGGCTGGAGGCCGAGGGGCAGCAGCTACTTATCGGGCTACGGGGAGGCGGCCGCCGAGTACTTCGACAACTACCAGCGGGCGCACCTGAAGGCCATCCTCTCCCAGGTCAATCCCAACCTGACGCCGCGGCTCCGCAAGGCCAACACCAAGGAGGTGGGCGTCCAGGTGAACCCACGGCAGGACGCCTCGGTGCAGTGCTCGCTTGGGCCCCGCACGCTGCTGCGCCGGCGGCCCGGTCCCGCCGTGCCGCGGCCCCGTGAGGCGGAgcgagagcaggagctgggcagcccCGCCACCACCAGCACCCGCGCCGTGCGCTTCCCCCGCACCATCGCCGTCTACTCGCCCGTGGCGTCCCGCAGACTCACCACCTTCCTGGAGGAGCCGAGCCAGGAGCCAGAGGGGCGGCCGCAGCAACAGGAGAAGGCGGCGGCCGTCGAGGAGGAGCCGGCCGCGCTGCGGGAGCAGCGGGCGGCGGAGGCGGCTGCCGTGCGAGCGAGCTGGGAGAAGCCCCCCGAGGGTAGCGCCGAGCCGCTCGGGCAGCGCCCGGCCGAGCCGCTCGGGCAGCGCCCGGCCGAGCCGCTCGGGCAGCGCCCGGCCGAGCCACTCGAGCAGCGCCCGGCCGAGCCACTCGGGCAGCGCTCCGCCGCCCCCCCGGAGCCGGCGACGGAGGCAAGCCAGGAGGAGCCGGCAGAGCCGTCAGCCCAGGCAGAGCCGTCAGCCCAGCCGGCAGAGCCGCCGGCCTCACCCCAGAAGCGGCAGTCGTCGGCGGGCAAGACCCGCCTGCGCTTCCAG TTCCTGGAGCAGAAGTACGGGTACTACCACTGCAAGGCCTGCAACATCCGCTGGGAGAGCGCCTACGTCTGGTGCGTCCAGGGCACCAACAAG GTCTATTTCCGTCAGTTCTGCCGGACCTGTCAGAAGTCCTACAACCCGTACCGCGTGGAAGACATCACCTGCCAG AGCTGCAAGCAGACGCGGTGCACCTGCCCCGTGAAGATGCGCCACGTGGATCCCAAGAGGCCCCACCGCCAGGACCTCTGTGGGAGATGCAAAGGGAAACGCCTCTCCTGCGATAGCACATTCAGTTTCAAATACATCATCTGA
- the SLC10A4 gene encoding sodium/bile acid cotransporter 4, producing the protein MASSAQPPAAAAGGGPDGGSLAGGGETFGDRSLSQGLSVLVGLGLCVTMLGLGCAVELGQLGQQLRRPVGLLLALLGQFVAMPLLAFLLALIFALDEVAAVAVLLCGCCPGGNLSNLMSVLVDGDMNLSIIMTASSTLLALFLMPLCLWIYSRHWINTAVVQLLPLGAVSLTLGSTLLPIGLGVLIRYRHPRAADLLVKISLWSLLVTLVVLFILTGTMLGPDLLAQIPASVYAIAVLMPLAGYALGYGLATVFKMPPHCRRTVSLETGCQNVQLCTAILKLTFSPELIGSMYMFPLLYALFQSAEAGLFVLAYKMYGKDSYKQDTLGEEEDTDISYKKLKEEEVADTSYGTVTTEEHNSIQMEPTQTAL; encoded by the exons ATGGCCAGCTCCGCGCAgcccccggcggcggcggcgggcggcggccccgACGGCGGGTCTCTGGCGGGGGGCGGCGAGACCTTCGGGGACCGCTCCCTCAGCCAGGGCCTGAGCgtgctggtggggctggggctctgcGTGAccatgctggggctgggctgcgcCGTGGAGTtggggcagctggggcagcagctccgGCGGCCCGTAGGGCTGCTGCTGGCGCTGCTGGGGCAATTCGTGGCCATGCCTCTGCTGGCCTTCCTCCTTGCCCTCATCTTCGCCCTAGACGAGGTGGCGGCCGTGGCTGTACTGCTGTGTGGCTGCTGTCCCGGGGGCAACCTCTCCAACCTCATGTCGGTGCTCGTCGACGGGGATATGAATCTGAG CATTATCATGACGGCCTCCTCCACGCTGCTGGCCCTCTTCCTGATGCCCCTCTGCCTCTGGATCTACAGCCGCCACTGGATCAACACGGCTgtggtgcagctgctgcccctgggGGCGGTAAGCCTGACGCTGGGCAGCACCCTGCTGCCCATCGGCCTGGGGGTGCTCATCCGCTACCGGCACCCCCGCGCCGCCGACCTCCTGGTCAAG ATTTCCCTGTGGTCCCTCTTGGTGACTCTGGTGGTCCTGTTCATCCTGACTGGGACCATGCTGGGCCCAGACCTGTTGGCACAGATTCCTGCGTCTGTCTACGCCATTGCAGTGCTGATGCCTCTGGCAGGGTACGCCTTGGGATATGGCTTAGCCACCGTCTTTAAAATGCCCCCACACTGCAGGAGAACAGTATCTTTGGAAACAGGGTGCCAAAACGTCCAGCTCTGCACTGCCATCCTAAAACTCACCTTCTCCCCGGAGCTCATAGGGAGCATGTACATGTTTCCCTTGCTTTATGCGCTTTTTCAGTCAGCAGAAGCGGGACTGTTTGTGCTGGCATACAAGATGTATGGAAAAGACAGCTACAAGCAAGATACCCTTGGTGAAGAGGAAGACACAGATATTTCCTACAAGAAACTGAAGGAAGAGGAGGTAGCTGATACTTCATATGGCACAGTGACCACAGAGGAGCACAACTCCATTCAGATGGAGCCGACTCAGACGGCGCTTTAG